The following nucleotide sequence is from Coffea eugenioides isolate CCC68of chromosome 3, Ceug_1.0, whole genome shotgun sequence.
TTCAATCAAGGATAGATCTACACAATTGATTAGCCTTCCTTTCACAATCAAATCTTCAGTTCTCCAATGAAGAAAAGTTGAATCCATTAGTGAAGGTTGTGGAAGCTCTCCATTAATGTATCCCAACTTATTTTTGGTTGGAGATATGCATCTCAACAACTTCAGACCATAAATTAAAACGCAAATTAGGCAATATCTACGTCCAAATCATTCCAACATGTAAGGGAGAAATATTTCAAAAGAGTCGATAAAAAAATCCAATATGTAAGTCAAGAACTCAACTCTTAATTTATTAGGTTTCGGAACTttacttacatattaagtgCTCTTTTTTAATCTCTCAAATTAATAGGAGACATAATCATTTACTCATGAATCTAAAAAATCTCCCCCTTTATGAGTAATCCCTTACATTAAATTCAAGTTTACAAGCTCTTCTCCAAATCCACTATTAATACTCAACGCAAGTTGATATAGCAACTATTGGGCACCTTTTGCACTGTTATTCTATCATAATTTTGGCTACTTACTGTGCTAAATAATGAGATTTtgctcatatttcatatttgtgtAAATTGTAGGTGGTTCGTGTTAAAAGTGATCGCATGaggcaaatttccagaagactctTTATTtcatggcgtgcccacgccaaaaACTGAGGAGATGTACCTAAAGCCGGACCCGCGAGATTGGTAGCAGTAAAAAGTGGGCAATTAGGAGGTTAGGTGCACGTGGACCATGGAGAAGCATGGGATTAAAACCCCTAGACACAAGGCTTGCTTTagacatttttcttcttctttgggtGGCGGCTATtgtggaaaaaaagaaaaaatccagATTCACGTGTAATTGATTGGATGAGCTTTAGAGTTTCTTTCCGCGGTCAGACGTTTTTGCCCTTTCTCTTCAACAGCAATTAAAAAGCCAGATTCACGTGTAATAGAGGAGATTAGCTTTAGTTTCCTTTTCCTAGGGGTGAGACGTCTTTTCTTTTTGGACTTTTAGCTCTAGCTCTAGAAAATTGGGAGTAGCTTTCGGTTGCTATCCCTGGAAAACGACTTGAAGTTTTCGGtttttattccttttgttttcgtACGCCTTTTGTGAGACCTGGGCTTCTACCTTTTGCTTGGATACAAACACGAAACGAAGTGAAAGGAGACTTTTCTCCTCGGTTCCTTCGTTAATTCGTCTTTACTAATCTTTGGCAATCGTGTGGATGAAATCAATCAAACTACGCGAGATTGATATGATGAGGAGCAGTTAGGTTTCTCTTCTATCCAAAGGTCGATAcgaaggcgcggtccataatatctgtgagatctaatcgaattttcattatttcttcccaTTCGTTACTATTTGTGCGTTTCCTGGATTAATTGTTCAaaggtattttattaattgagtatcaacggtcggatatttaatttaatctaatagcctactgccacgttaattaaattgaatctgtaattgttcgtttagttgacaACTAGTGGCAActaccataattggctttatgttggggaaacgtaagatttagtttaaataaaccctcttagcgtgtttattgattagggttgggttcttctagatttaatgcaattggataattaaattcctatgGTCGTATCTAGGGTTGTTTTCtagttagagaagcagtcaatggtcgtaccttgactgtcgaaaaagtaaggaagaactggttgtcagaacttattgatagctataaccaacctagtgacggATGAATGAAATAtttttgcatcgatgatcatttaattggaccgtgcctgagaagttgatcctttgggtagaatttcATTAATTGCCATTTTTAGCAAATTGTACTTATTGAGTTagcttttgaattttgtttattttatttttattttcattccaTTGAATATCCCTTTAATTTTGTTCTATTGACTTGGAAAGAAACAATCTCCTATCCgttccctgtggattcgaccctacttgccattgtatgcaaatttaatacttttatagacaattctgatatatcggatcaagcaaactcttcggaaatagggtgaatcaaataacccattgcacacctagagtccctgctccaatacttggatttgttctataattaattgtggtggtgATTAGGAcattttagtaattattattgcacaggctcgacacctgtcaatttttggcgccattGCGGGGGACGgtgttttggttaattttgtttctttttaagttatttttgttggatttgtctggcatttttctagtttatgtcTCGCTCTTCTCGTACAGGCGAATTGATTTTCGACCCGGACGTAGAGAAGACCACGTGCCAAACTAGGAAAGAGACTAGGcagctcagagaggagcaaTCTAGCACTGCATCTCAGGGACTGAATCTTGAGGTTGAATCAACAGATTCGAATGGTGAAAATTCAAATGACCCAGGCGAAGAGGACATTCCTATGGCAAATGCAagaacactaagggagttgaCTGTTTCGGAATTGCCCCAGTAGTTTTTGTGCATTACATTTCCAACTTTGACTGAAAATACCTCATTCGAATTGAAGTCAGGATTAATTCACCTCCTACCCACGTTCCATGGCCTTTCGGGTAAGGAACCCCACAAACACATCCAGGAGTTCGATGTGGTATACTCCAGTATGAAGCCTCCAAGAATTACTGAGGAGCAGATCAAATTTAGAACATTCCCTTTTTCCCTAAAGGATGCAGTGAAGGATTGGTTATACTACCTACCTGCAAGTAGTATTACAACATGGGTCcaactgaaaaagaaatttttaaaaaaattcttccctgcatCCCGGGCCGCAAGTCTGAAAAAGGAGATATGCAGCATTAAGCAGTATTCCGGAGAATCCCTATATGATTATTGGGAAAGGTTCAACAAGTTGTGTACTAGATGCCcacagcatcaaattagtgaacaactatTGATCCAATATTTCTATGAGGGACTCCAACCGTCCGACAGGAGTATcattgatgctgcaagtgggGGAGCACTGGCAAATAAGACCCCGAGGGAAGCATTGTTGCTCATTGAAGCTATGGCAGAAAATTCTCAACAGTTTGATTTTCGTGAGAGTAATCCTACCCGCAGGGTTAATGAGGTGGAGACGACGTCCATTCAGCAACAACTATCGGAGCTAACATCTTTTGTTCGACAATTAGTTGTGGGGAACGTGCACCAAGCAAAGGTTTGTGGAATCTGCACAAACGTGGGCTACCCCACTGACTCATGCCCCATGTTGCAAAAGGATGGGACTGAACAAGTAAACATGGCCAGAGGCGTGCCCGCGCCTCGTAGGTAGTACAATCCATACTTTAGCACATACAATCCGGGTTGGAGAGATCACTCTAACTTCAGCTATGGGAACAGGCCACAGAATTCATTCTCAAATCGTCCACCAGGATTTCAGCAATCATGGCAACTCAAGCCTTAACCTCCGCCCTCCAATTCAGGAGGCTTTTTGGAGGATATTGTCAAGAGTCTGGCCACAAGTACTACTCAACTCCAGCAGGAAACTAGATCCTTGGTCACGAGTACTGCTCAGTTCCAACAGGAAACTAGATCACGTATGAAAAATCTGGAGACCCAAATAAGTCACATGGCGACTGCAATTAATCGCTTAGAGTCCCAAGTTTTTGGAAAGTTGCCATCGCAACCCGAGCCGAATCCGAAAAATGTTAGTGTCATGACACTGAGGAATGGTAAAGAAGTTGAGGGGCCTAAAGCCACGAACCTGAAGAGTAAAAGTGAAGAAGAAATCGAGAAGGAGATGGAAGAAGAAAGACACATTCGTGGAAATCCTGAGGTAACTCTAATTCCATCAATTCCCATTAAATCTAATTTACCCCCTTTTCCATGCTGGTTGACAAAAACAAAGAAGGcggagaaggaaaaagagatcCTGGACGTATTCCGAAAAGTAGAGATCAACATCCCCTTGTTGGAGGCAATTAAGCAAGTACCGAAGTACGCGAAATTTCTCAAGGAGTTATGCACCCATAAGAGAAAGTTTTAGGAGACGAAAAAGTAGTGGTGGGAGAAAACGTATCAGCTATACTCCAAAGGAAATTCCCACTCAAGTGTGGggatccaggtatgttcacGATTCCATGCAAAATAGAAAATACACCGATTAGGAGAGCAATGTTGGATTTAGGGGCGTCAATTAATGTGATGCCAAAAATCATTTATACTTCTCTAAATCTTGGGCCATTAAAAGAAACAGCTATCATAATCCAACTAACTGACCGCACCAATGCTTATCCAGAGGGGCTAGTTGAGGATGTCTTGGTTCAGGTAAATGAGTTAGTTTTTTCAGCAGATTTTTATATCCTGGTTATGGAAGATGAGAGATCGTTAAATTCGTCACCTATTTTGTTAGGTAGACCATTTCTTAGCACTGTCAGGACTAAAATAGATGTGAATGAGGGTATTTTATCAATGGAATTCGATGGTGAAACTgtgaattttaatatttttgaagcGATGAAATATCCAGAGGAATCTAACTCAGTCTTTGCTTTGAATGTTACTGAGCCTTTTGTGTAGGAAACTTTCGAATTGAATGGTAAAGACGCATTGGAAGTGGCCCTAACCAAGCATCTTGAATTGGGTGAAACTCTTGATGTGGACATAAGGGTTGAATTACACCATGCAGTTGAAGCCTTACATTCACTTCCAACCATTTCTCCAAGGTATGAGCTTACTTCTCTTTTTGTGCCAGAAACTCAGACAAAGTTACTTTCTTCAGTTGTACAGGTACCGGAGTTAGAGTTTAACCCTCTCTCAAAGCATCTAAAGTACGCATTCTTGGGAGATTGGAAGACGCTTTCAGTGATCATCTCTGCATATTTATCTCCAAGTCAAGAGAACAAACTGGTGCGAATCCTTAGGGATCATAAGGAGGCAATTGTGTGGAGTATAGCAGATATCAAATAAATAAGTCCATCCTTATGCATGCACCGGATTCAGTTCAAAGATGATGCGAAACCGGTAAGACAGGTACAGCGAAGGTTGAATCCCCTGATAATGGAAGTTGTGAAAAAGGAGATATTTAAACTCCTGGAGGTGGGGATCATTTTTGCTATTTCGGATAGTTCTTGGGTGAGTCCTGTTCAAATAGTCCCGAAAAAGGCGGGAGTAACTGTCGAGGAGAACCAGGAAGGTGACATGGTTCCGATTAGAAAAGCTACTGGTTGGTGTCAATGCATTGACTACCAGAGACAAAACTCTGTGACGAAAAAGGACCATTTTCCTCtatcttttattgatcagatggtAGAACGGTTAGCTGGTCGTGTttactattgtttcttggatAGTTTTTCAGGGTACTTTTAGATCGCGATAGCGCCGGAGGACCAGGAAAAGACTACATTCGCTTACCGTCGGATGCCTTTCGGTCTCTGCAATGCTCCAGCAACTTTTCAAAGGTGTATGTTAAGTATTTTCTCTGAATATGTAAAAAAGATTATTGAGAtgttcatggatgattttagtgtatACGAGGATAGTTTTAATGAATGTCTCGATAATCTAgctctaattttgaaaaaatgcatagaaacgAACTTGGTTCTTAATTGAAAAAAAGTCACTTCATGGTAGAGTATGGTATTGTCTTAGGGCACGTTGTGTCGGCTAAGAGAATAGAGGTAGACAAAACTAAAATAGATCTTATTTCTGCTCTACCTTACCCCGTATGTGTACGGGAAGTACGTTCCTTTTTAGACCATGCAGGGTTTTACAGGAAATTCATCAAAGATTTCTTCAAGATTGGAGCACCCCTGTTCAAATTGCTACAGAAGGATGTGACATTTGATTTCACCCATGAGTGCAAAGTGACCTTTGATAAATTGAAGGAGTCGTTGACATCGCCGCCCGTCATTCAACCCCCAGATTGGAGCCTGCCATTTGAAATCATATGCGACGCGAGTGATTATGCCATAGGAGCCGTGTTGGGGCAAAGGATAGGTAAGGCGGCACACGCAATCTACTATGTATCGAGAGCATTGAGTGGAGCCCAACTCAACTACTCCACGACGGAGAAAGAATTACTAGCCATTGTTTTTGCACTAGAaaaatttaggtcatatttaTTGGGTGCAAAAGTAATTGttttctctgatcatgcagTCTTGAGGTACCTGTTAGCAAAGAAGGATGTAAAACCGAGTCTCATAAGGTGGATCTTGCTCCTGCAGGAGTTTGACTTAGAGATCAAGGATAAGAGTGGAGCCGAGAACTTGGTGGCTGAGGATCTACCGTTGAAAGAATCATTTCCTGATGAGCAATTGCTAGCCATTGATTCGTCGGTACCTTGGTATACtgatattatcaattttttGGTAACGAATCAATTACCTGCAGGTTATCCAAAAGCTAAGAGAGATAAATTGAAAAGTGACGCCAAACACTACATTTGGGATGACCCGTATCTGTGGAGACAATGTTCGGATCAAGTGATAAGAAAGTGTGTAAGTACCAGTGAATTCCAttctattttgattttttgtcattcatttgcaTGTGGAGGACACTTTGGACCGAAGCGAACAACTCGTAAGGTGTTAGAAAGTGGTTTTTACTGGCCCACTCTATTTAAGGATGCATACTTGTTTTGTAAATCgtgtgataagtgtcaaaggGTGGGAAATATTTCTCGTAGAAACCAAATGAGTCAAACCCCCATGTTATTTGTTGAAATTTATGtctggggtatagatttcatgggtccctttccctcatcttttggtttcaTATACATTCTACTTACTATCGATTATGTCTCCAAATAGGTGGAAGCAAAAGCCACCCGAACTAATGATTCGAGAGTGGTGGCAGAATTCAtaaagtctaatatttttgttcgCTCTAGAATGCCAAGAGCTATAGTTAGTGATAGGGACACTCATTTTTGCAATAAAACGATCACTGGTTTGTTCCGTAAGTATGGCGTGCTTCACAAAGTATCCACATCCTACCATCTGCAAATGAATGGTCAGGCCGAAGTGTTGAATAGGGAGGTCAAGTCAatcttggagaagatggtgcGGTCTGATAAAAAAGATTGGAGTGTGAAGTTGGAAAATGCTCTATAGGTTTACCGCACCGCATATAAGACGCCGATTGGAATATCCCCATATAGATTAATTTTTGGGAAGCCATGCCACCTACCAATAGAATTTGAACACAAGGCGTTTTTTGCGCTTAAGCAGTGTAACATGGACCTTATGGATGCAGGGGGGCATAGAAGGCTCCAGTTACAAGAGTTGGAGGAATTAAAGAATGAAACCTATGAGAACGCGGCAATTTATAAGGAGAAGAGCAAAATCTTTCACGACCAACAAATTTCAAGGAAATCATTTATAGTGGGGCAAAAAGTCCTCCTGTATCACTCGAGACTTAAACTTTTCCCTGGTAAGTTGCGTTCGTgttggattggtccatttgttatttctaatatttttcattatggtgcagtgaAAATCCATAGTTTGAAAACGGAGAAAAAGTTCGTTGTAAATGGTCACCGTCTAAAGCCTTACTATGAGGGGTTCAATAGTGAGCAGGTGGAGGTCATATGTCTTGATGACCCGAATTGTATGGCGTAAATAGCTCCTactatgtctagccaaagacattaaagaaaggcgctgcttgggaggcaacccaagaacTCCAATATTAGTTGTTGTCAATTTTTATTACTCTGCGATTTTGCCATGTTATCTGTCTATTATAAGTGTTTCTGTGAGGCTAAACAGAAAACTAGGGGTTCCGAGGTGTGCCCACGTCTTGGAAGGAATGCGCCAGGTGCACTGGGCAACTTGGAGACCATCAgttccaaggcgtgcccacatCTTGGAAGGGATTCTCTCTTGGACATTATTTAGACGCAATGGTCAGAAGACTGTAGcctccaaggcgtgcccacgccttccaaccCGTGCGACAACGAAAGTCAAAATTGACCAGGACCTCTCTAACCCtacttttctacttttctcttttctttgtcttttctAGTCTTGTCAATGTCCGTTGATTCAGCTTCTACTCTTCCATTTCCTTTGTGTTGTCTTGATTCCACTTTCTTTTGTCCCTTTTTTTGTTGCCGTCCACCGCCACCTTCGAAGATCCGCCGCCCGTCGCTGCCCGTTGTCCGCCGCCGCCGCCTCTCCACGGTTGCGCGtctctttctccttctcctCCATCGCGCTCTCTCATATCGCCGCACCTCTGCTTGGGCACTGCCACCCGTCGCTGTCCATCAGTTGCCGCCGCCCTACGCCACCTCGCACGGCcgtctctctctcttctctttctctctctctctctctctttctctctcgcGCAGCTCCACCATCCCCAGCTGTGCGCCGACCAAATCTGCCATGCTCCTCAGCGCATACCTGCTAGCACGTGACTAGCCCCAGGCGAGTATCCCTAGCGCACGCGACCAGCAACAGGCAAGCATCCCTAGCGCGCCAGCCAGCGCGCACTGCGCGCCCAACAGCAGGGCGCGACCTGTGTGCGCTCAACCGCGCCCGCCGTGCGGTCTCCTCTCGCACGTGCCTCCCTCGCAACTCTCTCTCGCCATGCGTCTCCACCACGGTCTTCTCCAGCGTGAAAAAAAAAGTGGTACCCCTATTTTactaaatttttgtcaattggTCTTCGCATTTAGAGTCTTATTGCTATATTTGACTTGAATTTGGGCTGGCTATATCTGTGGGTTATGGTGAATCGGATATTTGGTATGCGTGGCTAGTGATTCACCCTCTGTTGGACATATTTGACTGATAAATTCATTGTTTGGGGTCTCGATTCTGCTTGTCTTAATTATTGGTTGCCTAGTGACGCTAGTGAGGGATTTTTGTGTCGATCTGCCTGTTCTTGTTTGGTGGGGTAATTGTGCTCCCTCTTTGCTATTGGACTACTGACTATTGAGTATTATTTGTTGACTGTGGTCACCTGTCTTCTTTTGGTGGTTGATTAAGCTGTCTCTGTGGCATGAGATCTCAATAGCATGAGATGTTCTTGAATCTCTAAGATGTGGAGCTTAACTGATGCAATTAACTTGGGATCATGTTTTAGCAGCTTCCCAAGATTTTCTAAGAAGGAATCAAGGAAATTCAGTTTGAAAGCCTTAGGGAAAGCAAACAGTGGAAATGGGGGAATAATCTCTTTAAGCTTTGCCTTCATCAACCGATTCACCTTATCTAACAGCTCAGAATACGAAGGACCATTTCATCTTGTGCTATAAGAAAAGAGTAAGCTGAACATGTCAGgcttctaaaaaaaaattcaattggGGTTGAAGGCTCTGAGCATGTCCTCTCTATCCTTCACTCGCTCTTCTGAGAGAACTAGTGGAAAGTACTCGAGCTTCTGAAGATGGAGTGCAATTTGATCTTTCCCAGTATCCATGGAAATTACTTCATTACCACTCTTCAACTGCAATAACTCCATTAAAGACAACTCTTCCTTGAAAATCAAAACCCCAAATCCTGTAACTAGTGGAGtttttcttcattatttcttcgtGTTCTTCTTAATTTCCTTAATTCTTTTCACAGAACCCCAAATCCTGGCCATCAAAATCCCAAGAGATCACTATTACTGTCCCAAGTATATGC
It contains:
- the LOC113766599 gene encoding uncharacterized protein LOC113766599; protein product: MDLMDAGGHRRLQLQELEELKNETYENAAIYKEKSKIFHDQQISRKSFIVGQKVLLYHSRLKLFPVKIHSLKTEKKFVVNGHRLKPYYEGFNSEQVEKTRGSEVCPRLGRNAPGALGNLETISSKACPHLGRDSLLDII